GATTACTTTAACTTTGAGTAATGATATAATTGAATAATCTATATGCAAATTTATGTGATTATTTGTATTatatttataatggcatagatgggtaatttacacgaagattagggggttactttacaTTTTCTTAATAATGGTAGAGATAGATAATTTAGATACGAAGATTAggaggttactttagtctattttcataatggaaaaggtggataatttattagaaaaaataacagatccaatgactataACTATCCCTCGAAATATAGAAGACAAGGTTCTTATCCCTATAGAAAGaaactattatgattagagttgttggattgatgataaccggatgtttctaatttttatgagaatttctagtatttttttctatttttaagaGTGTTCATCTAGAATCCTTGGTGGTTTCACGTTTAGACTTCAAAGGAGCCTCTAGTAGTAGTAAGATAAGATGGTCTAATACCACATTTTGACCGTTAGAATTTCATATGTTATTCATGATCATAAATTTATGCAATACGAATGTGTtttcaacaaatattttaaaataacgtatcaaataaaaatttgcaatcCGTAACTCTCTTGATCACGCTTGGTGTAGTGAAGCCTCTGTCGCACCACTGTGGCGCTAGAATAGGTATGGGCCCGTCACCCCGCAATAATCCATGTACACCGGCAAAGTTCACAACCAAGCTTAATTGTACTAGTGGCGGTGTTAGCGATGTTCGTTACTAGAAATAAAAGGCTAGTGTCATCGAAATCATTTTTCTACCAGTGTACGTCCCTGTCTATTTTGTAACTTAGTAATTGTTATTTGGATCATACTATCATCAACATCATATGTATGTGAAGTTCCCACAACAACGCTCTGGTATTCACCTTGTTCTAGTGAGGATTAGGGCAAAGTTAGGCTGCAGAGGGGACCGTGAAAGCAACGGCAAGATAGTTTGTTGACTGTTGACAGAGCAGCAAGTCGGTCGTAGCATGGTAGCAAATACTCCAAGCAACTGCAGAGGAGTAGTATGAACTACTGAGTATAGCGCGGCAACTTCCAATGTCGTTTCCTTGCACGGCGCCGCATATATACGACCATTGACTCTCATTAACCACTTGTCTGTCCCTgtatctcgcacaaagcaccccAAGAAAGCAAAGCAAGTAGGTCGGTCCAGCTGCTCTAAGCTAAGCTCCTAGTAGATCATGGCGGAAGCTCTTGCCGCGCCACTGGAATTCGGGCCGGAGCAGATGATACTGAGCGCAGAGCTGTTGCAAGCGCTGACCGGTGGTGATGCTGCCCGCTTGCAGGAGCTATTGAGCGGCGAACACCGCTTGCAAGCGGACGGCCACGTCGCGATAAACGTCAACGGCGCCTCACCaggtgcagcgccgccgccgtcgccgcaatGGGAACACGGCGCTGCACCTTGTCGCCAGCCGCGGCCATGCCGaggcgccgagctcgccgcggtcgTCTGCGAGAAGGCGCCCTCGCTAGTAGCCACGCCACGCCCACGCGCAACTGGAGCCTCGACACGCCACTGCACTGCGCGGCGAAGGCCGGCCAtcgggaggtggcggcgcgtcTCCTGTCGACGATGCGCGCCGGCGGAGCGGATGAGGCAGCGGCGCTTCTGGCACGGAACAGCCTTGGCGCCACCGCCCTGTATGAAGCTGTCCGGCACGGCCAtgccggggtggtggacctgCTTATGACGGAGGCGCCCGAACAGGCGTCATTAGCATCTGAAGATGGGTTCTCCCCGCTGTACTTGGCCGCGTCGACCGACCGCTCGGTGAAGATGGTTCGGACCCTTCTGCGGCGGTCGCACGACGGAACGCCATCGCCGGCGTCGGTTAAGGGTCCGGAGGGACGCTCTGCTTTGCATGTCGCTGCAACCATAAGCAAAGGTACGACACTAAAATCGCCGGTACAGCAGAATGCTAAAGTTCGGTTTTGCCGTTGTTTAAATTCGTAGCTTTATTCCAGCTCGTATTTGTCTTCGTTTCCAAGTTAAGTTGTGCTCTGTCATGTGGTGACAAACTGCCGCGCCCCTTTTGGATCAGAAATGGCTCAAGAGATACTGAATTGGAAGCCTGAAGGTCCAACCTTGCTTACCAAAGTTGATTCGTCAGGGAGAACACCTCTCCAATTTGCAGTGATGCATGGAAAACTCGATGTTGTCCAACTGTTCCTAGATGAACGCACATCCATGGAGCAAGTTCACATTTCCGATAACCGCGGTTTATATGCTGTGCATACTGCTGCTATGGTAGGGAGAGCTGGGATTATTGACGAACTCATAAAGAAGTGCCCCGACTACTACGGGCTGGTTGATGATAAAGGAAGAAACCTGCTTCACTGTGCGGTTGAGCACGATCAGGAAACGGTGGTTCGCTACTTCGCTACATCTGCCAAAATGACGCATTTGCTGTGCTGTTGAATGCGACAGAACATGAAGGCAATACACCACTCCATTTAGCTGTAAAACATGGATTTCCACGGATTGTTAGCTTGCTACTGCAGACGATGACCGTGGAAACAGGTGTTACCAATAAGTATGGCCTTACTGCTGGGGATCTTGGTCGCCGTGCATTAGCTCCTGGAAGGTGGTACTATTTCCTGGTGAGTTTATGTTACCTGGCCATGCATGCATCAATCTATTTCTTTGTTATGGAGATGGCATTAGTCCTGTTTGGATTCATTATTAATGCTAATAGTTAGCTagctaataataataattagtcATAGCTAAATAACTATTAGCGGGGtgtttagaaaaaaataaattattttagttTTATCTGAAGTCAAATTCCTAAGTTGAATCAAGTTTCTATGCAGTTACTTTGCATAtactatatactccctccgtctcaaaataagtggttttttagaattttagacTCATTACTCATTCTAAGAAATAACATTGTTACCTCTAATTACTTCTAGCAATTGTGGTTGAAAACCGTGTTATTTCTTTAGTTTTTCTGTTTTCTCAATGAATGCATATGTATTGGAACTAGAAAAGTAACATGTGCTAAGAGTAAAGTTAATGATACAGCCGGCTGCTGGTACAAGGATCCTTATAGCCTACCTCCTACTCCACTCGTATAGTATTTAGTTCTTCATCATTAGTATATGGCTCACTTGTCTCTATCACAAAGTTTCTTGGTTCTTGTGTTAAAACCGGTTGTAAGCTTACAACCcgcttctcctctctctcctcaacTCTCTCCTCCATCTAAGCATTTAGTCTGCTTACAACTAGTGGCAGATTCATGATTGAGTTttagggggggagggggggctctcttcttctttctcctcccacctctccttccctctttctttcttctcaAATTTGTAGGATGGGCTCATGGGGGCTCCAATGGAGTTGTGGGgctaggggggctggagcccccctgcACCCACGCTACAcgctagctccgcccctgcttaCTACCTCTTATAATACTTATtctaaatatttgattggctcTATACGTCTTGATAAATGGATCTCATTATAGGATAAACAACACTATTTTGTGGGACACGATGCACATGGTTACAAAATTAACCCTGCTTTTGTATATATACCTTTTTCTTCTAAAATATACTTCTGTTTCTACTCTTCATGGAGGGTTAATACAATTGTTTTCCAATATATATGGTCCACATAATCCACATTTTGTCGTGTTGAGAAGTATTGGTCGAGAGCAACCATTACTTTGGACGGAATTCAAACCTCATACGCGGACAGCAAACACTCCTATTCGTTTCAGAAGAGGAACCAACTGACTGGGGAGGAAACGTTAAACGAAGAAGATGACTTGGCACGAACCGGAACCATTGCATCAGTCCTGATCGCCACCGTGGCATTCGCGGCCGCTTTCACCGCGCCAGGAGGTTTCGTCGCCGATGACCACCCAGGTGCAGGGACAGCAATTCTAGCACGAAGGTTTGCATTCAGAGCATTCGGCGTGTCAGACACCATGgccttcctctgctccatcATAGCTTCCTGCTTCTTCGTGTACGGTGGTGCGCGAGAGATCCCACGCAACCATCGATTCTGGTACAACATCCTGGGGGGTTGGTTGGTGCCGATTGGAGCGCTGTTTATGATGGCTACGTTTGCTTTTGGGTTTCACCTCGTGCTAGGTAATGCCAACCGTTGGTTCATCGTCTTTGTGTATGCGGTGTCCTTGGCTTCAGTGCTCTTGTGCTTCCCTAGCATTTGGATCGCCTGGGATCTCGGGCTGTGGAGAGCAAAACATACACAAGCGTCCGTCGAGCCTGCTACAGTTGCTGTGCCTTTTAGCAAGAAGCCATTTTCTCCAGAGCCTTGGAAGGCCATTGTTCGTTGTGCTTATCACCTTCATCATCGCCATTGCACTAAATATTGCTCTGCCAAACTACTGAAACATGTATCAATTAACTGTCGTCTCTATTGTGTCATGTGTGGACTAATTCGGTAATTCCAGACCAATACTACCTATAGACCACCATATTGCTCGGACTGCTGCTATGTCGGTTTAAAATTAAAAGTCATCCAACTAATGAAACCGGTATTGCTCTTTAGGTGGTTTCgaaggtggttttccattttgcgagaattaaaaatatccaaatttaaactaaaaatcataattaattcattttaagttaaaaaaatataaaatgggtatcaaaagttcTCTAAAACTTTAATCTATCTATTAGCACGATGCTTGCCAGTTATTCATATCCAATTTTTtgtgttcataatatttggttgtttGTAGTTActcctattatttttgaataattaACATTCAAATAGGGCCGTAACAGATAGATTACATTCTAAGAAATTTTGGtgctagtttcatatttttctgatttaaaataaattagttttgatttctAGATCTAAttataatttttaaaattttaataaaatacaaaaccaccttcgaACCACCCCAAGAGTCAAATTCGTCTGGTTTTAATAGTTGGATAGTCTATTTTatcggttttgtagttgaatgtTGAAAATCGAACTTTTATAATAATTTGAAGGTGTAGATCAGACGACCTTTCCCTTTTACATGCATAAGATCATAGCCGTGATACCACGTTAAAAAGTGAGCGACTCTATTCTATTGCTGTACGCAAAAGGGCACTTTGTATAAGATGTACAAAGTGCAAAGTGTTGAATGTAGTCAACGGAGCATATAAATAACCAGCGAAATTCAGTCGCTGCAGTGCACGGCACAAAGGACACCCTGAACGGCTGAACATCAAACCCACGGGAAGAAGACGTGCAAGATGAAACAACGTATATACAATTCCCGAGCTGTGAGTGGACAACAACTGAATCAAAGGCTAGCGCAATCCGCCGGCGCGAAGGAGAAGGTCCCGCCGTCGAGATCGTAGAGCACGTGCAGGTCCATCTGCATCACGTTGCCTATCACGGACACGCCCCTCGTCGGCAGCACCAGCAGGCACGCCACGCTCCCGCGCTCGTCCACGGCGTCGAAGTAGCTCCGCCGCGGCACGGCgtacgccgcgccgcccgcgaagCGCAGCACCAGCCTcggcacgggcacggcggcggccgcggcaccaGCGGCGAAGCAGAGGTCGAAGTCGTACGGCGCGCCGCTCACCGTCTCTAGGCCGGACGCCTGCGACAGGAACGCCTGCCTCACCATCGCGTACCCCGCCTCCGCGAGGTACGTGAAGGTCGTGCCGGAGTCCACGATCACCCCGCCCGCGCCGGTCGCCGTGAACCCGAACGTGACGGGGAGGTCGGTCGCACCGACCGTGACGCCGGTGAGGTTGACGTAGTAGTACGGGCCGCGTCGCGCCACGGGGCTCTGGATCAGCGGCGTGGACTGCACCCTGCCGCCGGTCACGTTCGCCAGGGATCCGAACAAGATCGGGCTGGCGCCGGCGTCCGCGTCGGAGCGGAGGCAGTACGAGAACCGGCCGACGCCGAGCTGCGACACGAGGGACAGGGCGCCGCGCCCGAGCCCCACGATGCCCGAGGCGCTGTCCATgtccccgccgctcgccgcgctgcaCCCGAACGCGACGCCGGGGAACGAGGCGCCGCCGAGGGCGAGCGTGTCCGCGGCGAGGTACCCGGCGGTGAACCCGACGGTGTAGCGGTAGTCGTAGGCGCAGCCCGTGGCGTTGCACGCGCGGAAGGCGCTCGGCAGCGCCTGGCACGGGGGGCTCGCGCAGGGGAGCCTCGAGGACGTGGAGGACGCGGCCGGGTCGTACAGCGGCGTCGGCTGCGCGAAGCACGCGGTGCACGGCGCGCACTGCGTCCAGGTGAGGTCGCTGCCGGTGTCGAGGATGGCCGggaaggcgagcggcggcgtgccGATGGACAGGGTCATGTGGTACGCCCCCGCGCCGTTCTCGACCAGCGCCTGGAGGAGGCCACGCCCACGAGAGGAGGTGCccgtgctcgtgcgcgcgccTCCCGCGGCCGCGTTGGAGAGGGACGCGAGGCGGCGCCCGTCGCGGCGTGCCGCGGCGGAGTAGTTGCCGGGATACTGGCGCGCGCGGGTGATGGTGGCGCGGAAACCGAGAGGACTCGTCGCGGAAGTCACCGCCGGGAGGAGGCCGATGACTGCAGCAGCGAGCGTGAGCAGAGCAGGTCTGCACGCCATGTCGTGCGACATCATCCTCCATTATCGTTCCGTTGGCTTGCTTTGATCAAACAAAACCAAAGGGTCACTGATTGAATTTAAACATTGTATGATGGTGACCTGATTGAATTTAATTTCTCCAGAGTAATATTATGAATCCTTTTCATAATGCGTTGGCAAATTCAATCTATATTTGTATCTCAAGTTGAAACGTAGAGTGAGAGGTAAACTAGCGTTGCTTTAGAAAAATAAGGGAAACTAGCGAATGACGTGCACCGTGCAGGCCATTGACAACAAAAATAATGAGACTTGCAGATGACCGAACTTGCTGGATGGTGGGTTctaccaaaaacatctttttacCCCTTCTACATAACCCAAGTGATGTATTTGGTAAAAGTCAACTAGTAGGCTCTTGTGTTACTTTGAGTTTCCCGGCTAACGGTGTCACACCACGATttgatatttttagtttaaacGGTTATTTAGCCCGTATACACACCATTTAAACCGGTATACCATTTTCATTTAATCGGTTGTTTTAATCATTTAAATAGCTGTTTTGTCCGTTTAAACATTGCGTTCTGCATGAATAATAGGCCAAACGGCAAGAGACTGACCATTTACAATTTAGCATTTAGGGTAACACCTACCCAAAgtgccaaaaaaaaatgaacacaTATGGGCCATGTTCCACGCATCGTCCTCAACCCTAGACCTCGCCGCAGTTGGCGGGCTCGAAGGACAAGACGCCCCTCTCGATGTCGTACAGGATGTGCATgttctgctgctgcatgctgcCGAGCACCGACATCCCCCGCGCGCTCACCATCCCGAGGCACGCCACCCCGGCGACCCTGTCCTCCACCACGACGCTCGTCCGGGGCAGCTCCATGTCGGCGCCGTCGAAGTGGAGCACCAGTCGCGGCACGCCCACGGCCTCGGGTCCCCGCCCATCGGGCGCCGCGAAGCAGAGGCTGAGGCCCAGGTGCGCGCCGGTGGCGAGCGGCAGCGCCACGCGTGCCGCGACGGCGCGCGCCAGGACCACGAGCGCGCGCTCCTCCAGCGCCGTGAACGTCGTGCCGGAGTCGATGATGAGCCCGCCGCGGTGACCTGGAACACCGCCGATCGGCAGCAGCGTGTCGCCGACGGTGATCCCTTCGAGCGAGAGGTAGTAGTAGGAGCCCCGCCGCGGGCCGGCCGGGTTCGGCAGGAACGGCGTGGACTTGGCGGCGGGTGAGAGGCGCGCGGACGAGCTCAGGAACAGAGGGCTCGACGTCGTCGTGTCGTTGAAGGGCGTGAAGCAGTAGGAGAACCTGGTGACGCCGAGCTGGGACACCAGCGACAGCGGGCCACGCCCCATCCCGACCAGGCCCGAGGAGTTGTCCGTCCCGCCGAGGTTGTCGGTGCCGCACCCGAAGGCGAGGCCGTGGACGGTGGCGGCCGAGCCGAACGTGAACGCGTCCGTGGCGAGGACGCCGCCGGTGGAGCTGCCGTCGCCGTAGGAGTAGTAGTACGCGCAgcccggctccggcgccgaGCAGCGGGAGGACCTCGGGGTCAGGGGTAGCGCCTCGCAGAGCTTGGAGCCGCACGAGACGTTGGCGTAGGTCGCGGACCTTGCCGGTGCGTACAGCGGCGCGGGCTGCGGGAAGCACCTCCGGCACGGCGCGTCGCACTGCGTCCAGATGAGGTCGCTGCCCGTGTCGAGCACGGCCGtgagcgcgagcggcggcgtgccGATGGCGAGGTCGACGAGGTACGTCGCCGTGCTCGcgtgaacggccgccgccgccgtggcagcgccggcgccaccgccgtcgctcCGCAGCGTcggcgcggagggcggcgtggccgcggcgaggaggccgttCACCCGGCGGTGGCTccggtcggcggcgcggcggacgcgGCCGGCCCCAGCGAGGGGCCCGCGGGCGTCGACGTGCGTCAGATCGAGGCGGATGACACGGCCTGGGTTGCTGGGGACGGCGAAGAACGGCAACGGGAGCAGCAGGCAGAGGAGTAGCCATCGCTTGGAGGCCATTAGAGAGGGCACGATGGGACTGGTCATTCCTGTAATCCTGTTCCATGGATCATGGATTCCTGACGAACTTGGTCTGGAATCTAGATATGTGATCGGTTTGAATAGGAAATTATGAATTTGAATGATTGAATTGGTGGCGGAGGAGTGCGTCTCCCGTCCGTGCAATGTTGTTACAAGTTTATAATATTTTGTCCGCGTTCGTCTGGCCAGTTGGATACTTCTGTGTTAGGGCGATGACGAGTGGTGTGGAAGACGACAACGAGCACAgactgctatatatatatatatatatgaatgaCGGAGGCGCTATGTGGACCGGCGTACCGTACCGAGCCCAACTGATTGGCCCAGCTCGCAACCACAACCCAAGACGGGAACTCGCGCCGCGGCCTCTCACGTTCCAAGCCCACCAAGTTGGGCCCATTACGGTCGATTCGGCGCGTCTCCTCCACTACTCTCTGTATAACTGCCGGCAATTAAGGGCTCCGCAGCATTATTATCAGTAGTTCAGTACCACACTGCGTTCAGGGTAACCGTTTACCCCGCAGGGAGAAATCAGTGTCGTTGTCTCTCTGGCTCTCGACGGGACGGGAGACGACGGACTTCTCTGTTCTCTCCTCCCGGTTCCCGCCGGCGATCTCTGCATccaccgacgacgacgacgggatCAGCGTGTGAGTTCATGTATCTCTTCCAACGATCGATCGCTCTCTTTCAATCTTGGAACCGTATGCGagtttttttgtttggtttgcgTGTTAATTTTCTTACTAGATTAACAGTACTTGTCTATCTGATTGACGCCCTGGTTTGGGACAATCTGTTTTAATTCTCAGATCTACACTGATTAACTGTAACTGTTTGAATCTACTCTACAAAGTATTCCTGTTGCTCCAGAATATCAGCAAATTTCATTCCCAATTTCAACAAATTATTTGATCCTTTGATTAATCATTGAAAATTCTTTGAGATCGAGTAGTGTACCAGTATAACCTTCCTGGCTGTTTCTTTGGTTGGATCTATTTGCACAAGTGGTAGTGGCTGATGCACAGCTCTTTTGCGAATTAGATACTAAAATAAAGTCACTGCAATTCATAGAGACATAGCGGTTGATGTGTCTTTATGGGAACATATATAGTGAAAACCATAACCTCTGTGAAAATCTGTGTAAATCACGGCAAAAAAGTTGtctaaattcacaaaaaatCACGCATGTAGATGATGTgtaaatatcttgtccaaactcgacttcgtttatGAGATAtacaaataacaaatttcaagccagaaatttgtccaaatgatttgttagaaattttttatttttatatctcacaaacgaagttgaGTTTGGgcaaaatattttataaaattgtgtattatcatatcatctacatgtgtaattttttttgtgaatttagacgacttttttgccGTGATTTGCTTTAGTTTTCATAAAGattgtggtttccaccagatatgttgCCGTCTTTATTCCATTTCTATTTCCTTGCTATTTATCTTTTCATCGGACGAATAAATCTTTCATAGATATATAAGCCCTCTCAACTAAATATCTTTTTTATGAATTGTAGCAACATATGTCTAACTTTGTGAGACTAGACTTTCCGAAGCTCGTACCATTCAGGGCGCGaagaaaatatttgatgtgGGCTAGTGAAGTTAAGATTTATTTAGGCCGGAACAATCTCAGCGACACAATCGTCCCAGGCACCGAATGCAGCGATCAGCAGAAGGAACGGGCTCTGCTGTACATGCGGCGCCATCTGAACGAAGACTTCAAAAGTGAGTACAATCTGGAAATGGATCCACTTGTCCTGTGGCAATCCCTCAAGGACCACTTCGATGGGATGAAGGCGGTAGAGCTGCCTCGAGCCAAGTCTGACTGGGAACATTTGTATTTCTCAAACTTCAGCTCTGTGGCTGCGTATGATTCGGCCCTACGGCGCATAGTCTCTCAACTGAAGCTCTGTGACCAAG
This portion of the Panicum virgatum strain AP13 chromosome 2N, P.virgatum_v5, whole genome shotgun sequence genome encodes:
- the LOC120662852 gene encoding aspartic proteinase nepenthesin-1-like; translated protein: MACRPALLTLAAAVIGLLPAVTSATSPLGFRATITRARQYPGNYSAAARRDGRRLASLSNAAAGGARTSTGTSSRGRGLLQALVENGAGAYHMTLSIGTPPLAFPAILDTGSDLTWTQCAPCTACFAQPTPLYDPAASSTSSRLPCASPPCQALPSAFRACNATGCAYDYRYTVGFTAGYLAADTLALGGASFPGVAFGCSAASGGDMDSASGIVGLGRGALSLVSQLGVGRFSYCLRSDADAGASPILFGSLANVTGGRVQSTPLIQSPVARRGPYYYVNLTGVTVGATDLPVTFGFTATGAGGVIVDSGTTFTYLAEAGYAMVRQAFLSQASGLETVSGAPYDFDLCFAAGAAAAAVPVPRLVLRFAGGAAYAVPRRSYFDAVDERGSVACLLVLPTRGVSVIGNVMQMDLHVLYDLDGGTFSFAPADCASL
- the LOC120658957 gene encoding aspartic proteinase nepenthesin-1-like gives rise to the protein MTSPIVPSLMASKRWLLLCLLLPLPFFAVPSNPGRVIRLDLTHVDARGPLAGAGRVRRAADRSHRRVNGLLAAATPPSAPTLRSDGGGAGAATAAAAVHASTATYLVDLAIGTPPLALTAVLDTGSDLIWTQCDAPCRRCFPQPAPLYAPARSATYANVSCGSKLCEALPLTPRSSRCSAPEPGCAYYYSYGDGSSTGGVLATDAFTFGSAATVHGLAFGCGTDNLGGTDNSSGLVGMGRGPLSLVSQLGVTRFSYCFTPFNDTTTSSPLFLSSSARLSPAAKSTPFLPNPAGPRRGSYYYLSLEGITVGDTLLPIGGVPGHRGGLIIDSGTTFTALEERALVVLARAVAARVALPLATGAHLGLSLCFAAPDGRGPEAVGVPRLVLHFDGADMELPRTSVVVEDRVAGVACLGMVSARGMSVLGSMQQQNMHILYDIERGVLSFEPANCGEV